A genomic window from Glycine soja cultivar W05 chromosome 10, ASM419377v2, whole genome shotgun sequence includes:
- the LOC114371315 gene encoding uncharacterized protein LOC114371315, with translation MAAEQNSDFVDLWKLKIPAKAQVFAWRCIRDRLSTKMNLTRRQVVVNDLMCPLCGEVEEEAAHLFFNCRNILPLWWESLSWMGLSTAVPQSPRDHYLHHVPEFADRKKLISWRCWRIAMTWTTWKLRNRIVFQNAIFDGRKLMEDAILTLWTWLKTMDTDFATHFNQWSSNLKEVFRN, from the coding sequence ATGGCAGCTGAGCAGAATTCAGACTTCGTGGACTTATGGAAGCTTAAAATTCCAGCTAAAGCACAGGTGTTTGCTTGGAGATGTATAAGGGACAGACTTTCGACAAAGATGAATCTAACAAGGCGACAAGTAGTGGTCAATGACTTGATGTGCCCACTATGTGGAGAGGTAGAGGAGGAGGCTGCTCACTTATTCTTTAATTGCCGCAATATCCTACCCCTATGGTGGGAGTCTTTATCTTGGATGGGCTTATCAACAGCAGTACCCCAAAGTCCTAGGGATCATTACTTGCATCACGTGCCCGAATTTGCAGACAGAAAGAAACTTATAAGTTGGAGATGTTGGCGGATTGCAATGACATGGACAACTTGGAAGCTTAGAAACAGAATAGTATTCCAAAATGCCATTTTTGATGGAAGAAAATTGATGGAAGATGCAATTTTAACTCTTTGGACATGGCTTAAAACCATGGACACGGACTTTGCAACTCACTTCAATCAATGGTCTTCTAATCTCAAGGAAGTGTTTAGGAATTAG